In Lotus japonicus ecotype B-129 chromosome 5, LjGifu_v1.2, one genomic interval encodes:
- the LOC130718183 gene encoding probable dolichyl-diphosphooligosaccharide--protein glycosyltransferase subunit 3B — MASSPKLVLQILITIIVAVATVSSDSTDNDERVSELLSQQSRSKSGVIRLNDQTLSRYISSVETPRPYSLLIFFDATQLHDKSELRLTELRNEFAIVASSFITNNANTSALANLFFCDIEFKESQLSFSQFGVNALPHIRIVGPNHGFQDSEPMDQGDFSRLAESMAEFVEAKTRLSVGPIHRPPFLTTSKLIVIALIFCIWVPFFVKKVLSGQTIFHEPKVWLAGSVFVYFFSVSGAMHNIIRKMPMFLVDRNDPSKLVFFYQGSGMQLGAEGFTVGFLYTVVGLLLAFMTHGLVLIKSVTLQRVIMMFALLVSFLAVKQVVSLDNWKTGYGIHGFWPSSWN, encoded by the coding sequence ATGGCTTCCTCTCCCAAGCTCGTATTGCAGAtcctcatcaccatcatcgtCGCCGTTGCCACCGTCTCCTCCGATTCCACCGACAACGACGAACGAGTCAGCGAGCTTCTCTCCCAGCAATCCAGATCCAAATCAGGCGTAATCCGCCTCAACGACCAAACCCTCAGCCGCTACATCTCCTCCGTCGAAACCCCACGCCCCTACTCCCTCCTCATCTTCTTCGACGCCACTCAGCTCCACGACAAATCCGAACTCCGCCTCACCGAGCTTCGCAACGAGTTCGCCATCGTCGCCTCCTCCTTCATCACCAACAACGCCAACACCTCCGCACTCGCGAATCTCTTCTTCTGCGACATTGAATTCAAGGAATCGCAGCTTAGTTTCTCCCAATTCGGCGTCAATGCTCTCCCCCACATCCGCATCGTGGGTCCTAACCACGGTTTCCAGGACTCCGAGCCGATGGATCAAGGCGATTTCTCCAGGCTCGCTGAATCCATGGCGGAATTCGTTGAAGCCAAGACCAGGCTCTCCGTCGGACCCATCCATCGACCACCGTTTCTCACCACCAGCAAGCTGATCGTCATTGCATTGATCTTCTGCATCTGGGTACCCTTTTTCGTGAAGAAGGTTCTATCGGGTCAGACTATTTTCCATGAACCGAAGGTTTGGCTGGCTGGTTCGGTTTTCGTGTACTTCTTCAGCGTTTCTGGTGCGATGCATAACATTATCAGGAAGATGCCCATGTTTCTCGTGGACCGCAATGATCCTTCGAAGCTTGTGTTCTTCTACCAGGGCTCTGGGATGCAGCTTGGTGCGGAGGGTTTCACTGTGGGATTCTTGTACACTGTTGTGGGTTTGCTCTTGGCGTTCATGACTCATGGTCTTGTTCTGATCAAGAGTGTGACCTTGCAGAGGGTGATCATGATGTTTGCGCTCTTGGTTTCGTTTTTGGCTGTGAAGCAGGTTGTGTCGTTGGATAATTGGAAGACGGGTTATGGGATTCATGGGTTTTGGCCTTCTAGCTGGAACTGA
- the LOC130719971 gene encoding E3 ubiquitin-protein ligase RSL1-like: MAHREEDSPSDLHADEFYFSALFDDETTPLIPVSDDRYAEELQFQEALMNALTTTSQTAPSSSSSSFPPPPPPPLPSPSLCVASSSKSVIEVTIATKTEPVEFATEEEEEEEEEEEAPPIICEICAEAREIDQMFRNQRCHHSFCSECITNQVAAKIQENITVVPCLGLNCRGVLELETCRSMLPKDLIERWDDAMCEAFLLAAEKFYCPYRDCAAMMLDENGREEIRESECPFCHRLFCAMCRVPWHPGVGCEEYQSLNEDERGREDLLVRELANQKKWRRCPRCRFYVEKREG, from the coding sequence ATGGCGCACCGAGAAGAAGACTCACCCTCTGATCTTCACGCCGACGAGTTTTACTTCTCCGCCTTATTCGATGACGAAACCACCCCTCTCATCCCCGTCTCCGACGACAGGTACGCCGAAGAGTTGCAGTTTCAAGAAGCCCTCATGAATGCCCTCACCACCACTTCTCAAACTGCACCGTCGTCGTCTTCGTCGTCATTtccgccgccaccgccaccgccgctACCATCGCCCTCCCTCTGCGTGGCGTCTTCATCGAAGTCCGTTATTGAGGTCACCATCGCCACCAAAACAGAGCCGGTAGAGTTTGCcaccgaagaagaagaagaagaagaagaagaagaagaagcgccACCCATCATTTGTGAGATTTGCGCGGAAGCAAGAGAGATTGATCAGATGTTCAGGAACCAGAGGTGCCACCATTCGTTCTGCTCTGAATGCATCACCAATCAAGTAGCAGCGAAAATCCAAGAAAACATCACGGTTGTTCCGTGCCTTGGATTGAACTGTAGAGGTGTATTGGAGCTTGAAACTTGCAGGTCGATGCTGCCGAAGGACCTGATTGAGAGATGGGATGATGCAATGTGTGAGGCCTTTTTGCTTGCAGCTGAAAAATTCTATTGTCCCTATAGGGATTGTGCTGCTATGATGCTAGATGAAAATGGGAGGGAGGAGATTAGGGAATCTGaatgccctttttgtcatagGCTGTTCTGTGCTATGTGTCGTGTTCCTTGGCATCCTGGGGTTGGTTGTGAGGAGTATCAGAGTCTGAATGAGGATGAGAGAGGGAGGGAAGACCTGCTTGTGAGAGAGCTTGCTAATCAGAAGAAATGGAGGAGGTGTCCTAGATGCAGGTTCTATGTGGAAAAGAGGGAAGGG
- the LOC130718164 gene encoding thiamine thiazole synthase 2, chloroplastic-like: MAAMATTTLTSSLISNPKSSFSSFHGKPISTRTTSIKSTTQQNTTTISMSLNSPAYDLEAFKFAPIKESIVSREMTRRYMTDMITYADTDVVIVGAGSAGLSCAYELSKDPSISIAIIEQSVSPGGGAWLGGQLFSAMVVRKPAHLFLNEIGVDYDEQEDYVVIKHAALFTSTIMSKLLAKPNVKLFNAVAAEDLIVKEGRVAGVVTNWALVSMNHDTQSCMDPNVMEAKIVVSSCGHDGPFGATGVKRLKSIGMIDSVPGMKALDMNTAEDAIVRFTREVVPGMIVTGMEVAEIDGAPRMGPTFGAMMISGQKAAHLALKALGKNNAIDGTCEAVREEPELVLASVDAEETVDA, from the exons ATGGCAGCCATGGCCACCACAACCCTCACCTCCTCCCTCATTTCCAACCCAAAATCCTCATTCTCCTCCTTCCATGGAAAACCCATCTCCACCCGCACCACCTCCATCAAATCCACCACCCAACAAAACACAACCACCATCTCCATGTCCTTGAACTCCCCTGCTTACGATCTCGAAGCCTTCAAATTTGCACCCATCAAGGAATCCATCGTCTCACGTGAAATGACCCGCCGCTACATGACTGACATGATCACTTACGCCGACACCGACGTCGTCATCGTCGGCGCTGGATCCGCCGGCCTCTCATGCGCCTACGAGCTCAGCAAGGACCCTTCCATCAGCATCGCCATCATTGAGCAGTCTGTCAGCCCCGGCGGCGGCGCGTGGCTCGGTGGCCAGCTCTTCTCCGCCATGGTGGTCCGTAAGCCGGCTCACCTCTTCCTCAACGAGATCGGCGTCGACTACGATGAGCAGGAGGACTACGTCGTGATCAAGCACGCTGCCCTGTTCACCTCCACCATCATGAGCAAGCTTCTGGCGAAGCCGAATGTGAAGCTGTTTAACGCGGTGGCGGCCGAGGATTTGATCGTGAAGGAAGGGAGAGTTGCTGGGGTGGTTACCAACTGGGCTTTGGTGTCAATGAACCATGACACACAGTCATGCATGGACCCAAACGTTATGGAGGCTAAGATTGTTGTGAGTTCCTGTGGCCATGATGGGCCCTTCGGTGCAACTGGAGTAAAGAGGTTGAAGAGCATTGGCATGATCGACAGTGTTCCTGGAATGAAGGCACTGGATATGAACACAGCTGAAGACGCTATTGTTAGGTTCACAAGGGAGGTTGTACCAGGAATGATAGTGACTGGCATGGAGGTAGCTGAAATTGATGGTGCCCCAAGAATG GGTCCAACTTTCGGTGCTATGATGATATCTGGGCAGAAAGCAGCCCATTTGGCGTTGAAGGCATTGGGGAAGAACAATGCTATTGATGGAACATGTGAAGCTGTGAGGGAAGAGCCAGAGCTTGTTTTGGCTTCTGTTGATGCTGAGGAGACTGTTGATGCGTAG